Genomic DNA from Desulfonema ishimotonii:
CGGTCGGCATGATGAACAGACGCACCGTTGACGGCAGCCTTGTATTCGCACTGCCGGACAAACATACCCCTGACATTGAGAGACTCAAGTCCGATAGCGCCATATCGTGTGGTCAGCCGATAGCTCTGCTGGTTAAGAAAATCCTTCCGCTGATTTGCGACATGCTCATGCAGCCGGGCGACCTTCAGCCGCATTTTCCACCGGTTAGAGCTTCCCTTTTTCTTTTTGGAAAGCCGCCGCTGAAGCCGGACCAGCTTCTTTTCGGATTTCCGCAGGTAAGAAGGGTGTGCGACCTTTTCCCCCGTGGAAAGGATTGCGAAATGTCTGATACCGAGATCAACCCTGACAGGCGGATATCCGTTATCGGATACAGGAATCACAACCTCACATTGGACAGATGCGAAATACCGACCGCTCTTGGTTCTCGAAACGGTCACGTTTTTTGCGACACCCTCCATATGCCTGTGAAGAATGATCTTAACGTCTCCCACCTTCGGGAGCCTGATCCGGTTGCCGATGATCCCGAACCGCTGCGGGTATCGGATGCTCTGTCTGCTGTGTTTGGATTTGAACCGGGGATACCGGGCACGTTTCTGAAAAAAATTCACATATGCCCGGTCAAGGTCCCTGAGCTTCTGTTGGAGTACCTGGGAATCGGCTTCCCGGAGCCAATCCAGTTCCTTTTTCATACCGGGGAGCATCTTTGCGGTGGCAGAATAGGAAAGGCCCTTGCCGGTCTTTTTGTAATGTTCCTTCCGGGCGTTCAGAGCATAGTTATACACAAATCTGGCATGGCCGAATTGGATAGCGAGTTTTTCCCGCTGTTCCCGGTTCGGATATATCCTGTATTTGTATGCCCTGAGACAATTCACTTTCCTTTTTGCTCCCCAATATATTTTTTAACAGCATCCAGGGTGACGGCTCCGACTGTGGAAACAAATCTGCTTCTTGTCCAGAGACAGGGCAGACGGCTTCTGAGCCACGGGAATTCCTTCCTCAGAATATTGGCTGTGAATCCTTTGATCTTACCGATGACTCTGATGATGCCGATCTGCGGGTTAACACTCAGGAGAAGATGCACATGATCCGGCATCACTTCCATGTCGAGTACCTCGTATTCATACTGTTCCTGTTTTTCCAGTATGAGTTCTTTCAGCCTCGTATCAACGCCGTCAACCAATACGCTGCGGCGATACTTGGGGCAGAAAACAACATGGTATTGGCAACTGTATACCAGACTGTGTACAGATGAATATTTTTTATCCGGTTTTGCTATTTCCATATAATTAAAACTAACAAAAATATTATTTTAATGCAAACAAAAAAACAGCTAAAGCCAACTTATATCCCAAGCCTGAAGGCTTGGATTTTACGGCCTAAAGGCAGGAGTGTAATTTCCCGACAATTGGCTGTAGTTCGGCCAGTTCCATCTTATCGGGCCGGACGCCTCAATTTCCCGGATAAG
This window encodes:
- a CDS encoding RNA-guided endonuclease TnpB family protein, with protein sequence MNCLRAYKYRIYPNREQREKLAIQFGHARFVYNYALNARKEHYKKTGKGLSYSATAKMLPGMKKELDWLREADSQVLQQKLRDLDRAYVNFFQKRARYPRFKSKHSRQSIRYPQRFGIIGNRIRLPKVGDVKIILHRHMEGVAKNVTVSRTKSGRYFASVQCEVVIPVSDNGYPPVRVDLGIRHFAILSTGEKVAHPSYLRKSEKKLVRLQRRLSKKKKGSSNRWKMRLKVARLHEHVANQRKDFLNQQSYRLTTRYGAIGLESLNVRGMFVRQCEYKAAVNGASVHHADRFFPSSKMCNVCGAVNSDLKLSDRIWTCGNCGTEHDRDINAAVNLKNLCTVGATGFKACGESVSPDAFQAIRPFSVKQEARKL
- the tnpA gene encoding IS200/IS605 family transposase, with amino-acid sequence MEIAKPDKKYSSVHSLVYSCQYHVVFCPKYRRSVLVDGVDTRLKELILEKQEQYEYEVLDMEVMPDHVHLLLSVNPQIGIIRVIGKIKGFTANILRKEFPWLRSRLPCLWTRSRFVSTVGAVTLDAVKKYIGEQKGK